In Paraburkholderia phenazinium, one DNA window encodes the following:
- the argH gene encoding argininosuccinate lyase → MTSQLHKKGEAWSARFSEPMSELVKRYTSSVFFDKRLALVDIEGSLAHAAMLAAQKIIGADDLAAIQRGMAQIKGEIERGEFEWQLDLEDVHLNIEARLTALIGNAGKRLHTGRSRNDQVATDIRLWLRGEIDRIIGLLKDLRSALIDLAEQNAETIMPGFTHLQVAQPVTFGHHLLAYVEMFTRDAERMRDCRTRVNRLPLGAAALAGTSYPIDRHAVAKTLGFDGICANSLDAVSDRDFAIEFTAASALVMTHVSRFSEELVLWMSPRVGFIDLADRFCTGSSIMPQKKNPDVPELARGKTGRVNGHLMALLTLMKGQPLAYNKDNQEDKEPLFDTVDTVADTLRIFAEMAAGITVKPQAMRAAALQGFSTATDLADYLVKRGLPFRDAHEAVAHAVRICVDRNCDLADLTLDEMRTELPNVAHLIGDDVFDYLTLEGSVASRNHPGGTAPEQVLKAVEAARANLA, encoded by the coding sequence ATGACGTCCCAACTGCACAAAAAAGGCGAAGCCTGGTCGGCTCGCTTCTCGGAGCCGATGTCGGAGCTTGTCAAACGCTACACGTCGTCGGTTTTCTTCGACAAGCGACTGGCGCTCGTCGACATCGAGGGCTCGCTCGCGCACGCCGCGATGCTGGCTGCGCAGAAGATCATCGGCGCCGACGACCTGGCGGCCATCCAGCGCGGCATGGCGCAGATCAAGGGCGAAATCGAGCGTGGCGAGTTCGAGTGGCAACTCGATCTGGAAGACGTGCACCTGAACATCGAAGCGCGCCTGACGGCGCTGATCGGCAACGCGGGCAAGCGCCTGCACACGGGCCGTTCGCGCAACGACCAGGTGGCGACGGACATCCGCCTGTGGCTGCGCGGCGAGATCGACCGGATTATCGGCTTGCTGAAGGACCTGCGCAGTGCGCTGATCGATCTGGCCGAACAGAACGCCGAAACGATCATGCCGGGCTTTACGCATCTGCAGGTGGCGCAGCCGGTGACGTTCGGCCATCACCTGCTGGCGTACGTGGAAATGTTCACGCGCGACGCCGAGCGCATGCGCGACTGCCGCACCCGCGTGAACCGCCTGCCGCTGGGCGCGGCGGCACTGGCCGGCACGAGCTACCCGATCGACCGCCATGCGGTGGCGAAGACGCTGGGCTTCGACGGCATCTGTGCAAATTCGCTGGACGCGGTATCGGATCGCGACTTTGCGATTGAATTCACGGCGGCGTCGGCGCTGGTGATGACGCACGTGTCGCGCTTCTCAGAAGAACTGGTGCTGTGGATGAGCCCGCGGGTGGGCTTCATCGATCTGGCGGACCGTTTCTGCACCGGCTCGTCGATCATGCCGCAAAAGAAGAACCCGGATGTGCCGGAACTGGCGCGCGGCAAGACCGGCCGCGTGAACGGGCATTTGATGGCGTTGCTGACGTTGATGAAGGGTCAGCCGCTGGCGTACAACAAGGACAATCAGGAAGACAAGGAACCGCTGTTCGATACCGTGGATACGGTGGCGGATACGTTGCGGATTTTTGCGGAGATGGCGGCGGGGATTACGGTGAAGCCGCAGGCGATGCGGGCTGCGGCGCTGCAGGGGTTCTCCACGGCTACCGATCTGGCCGATTATCTGGTCAAGCGTGGCTTGCCGTTCCGCGACGCGCATGAGGCGGTAGCGCACGCCGTGCGGATCTGCGTGGACCGCAATTGCGATCTGGCCGACCTGACGCTCGACGAAATGCGCACCGAACTGCCGAACGTCGCGCATCTGATCGGCGACGACGTGTTCGATTATCTGACGCTCGAAGGATCGGTGGCGAGCCGCAATCATCCGGGTGGCACGGCTCCCGAGCAGGTACTGAAGGCGGTCGAGGCAGCGCGCGCAAACCTGGCGTAA
- a CDS encoding bestrophin family protein, translating to MIVRPHLHWFRMLLAWRGSVLPQLLPRLFLIFLISLGAVAVHDHVLKITISLSTAPFSLIGIALAVFLGFRNNASYDRYWEARKLWGELLNDTRSLARQALTLPRNGTPSAEEVRELMQVLCTLPHALRHQLRHSDPRADLAARLPAALVERVMASRYRPATLMMWLGEWVQRRVREEALDGWGVLAFDRNLDTLSDVIGGCERIASTPLPFAYSVMIHRTVYFFCATLPFGLVDSIGIFTPVFSVFVAYAFMAHEAIASQIEDPFGTEDNDLALNTMCAAIEDATRDLLAEPGVEVASATQRDFVLD from the coding sequence ATGATCGTCCGCCCCCATCTGCATTGGTTCCGCATGCTGCTCGCGTGGCGCGGCTCGGTGCTGCCGCAACTGTTGCCGCGGCTGTTCCTGATCTTCCTGATCTCGCTCGGCGCGGTGGCGGTGCACGATCACGTCCTGAAGATCACGATCAGTCTCAGTACCGCGCCGTTTTCGCTGATTGGCATTGCGCTCGCCGTGTTTCTCGGCTTTCGCAATAACGCGAGCTATGACCGCTACTGGGAAGCCCGCAAGCTATGGGGCGAGTTGCTCAACGACACGCGCTCGCTCGCCCGCCAGGCACTGACGCTGCCCCGCAACGGCACACCGAGCGCGGAAGAAGTGCGTGAACTCATGCAGGTGCTCTGCACACTGCCGCATGCGCTGCGCCATCAGTTGCGCCATTCCGATCCTCGTGCGGACCTCGCCGCACGCCTTCCCGCAGCGCTCGTCGAACGCGTGATGGCCTCGCGCTACCGCCCCGCCACGCTGATGATGTGGCTCGGCGAGTGGGTGCAACGCCGCGTACGCGAAGAAGCGCTCGATGGCTGGGGGGTGCTCGCATTCGACCGCAATCTGGACACGCTGTCGGATGTGATTGGCGGTTGTGAACGGATCGCCTCGACGCCGCTGCCATTCGCGTATTCGGTGATGATTCACCGCACGGTCTATTTCTTCTGCGCGACTCTGCCGTTCGGCCTCGTCGACAGCATCGGCATTTTCACGCCGGTCTTCTCGGTGTTCGTCGCCTATGCATTCATGGCCCACGAAGCGATCGCCTCGCAGATCGAAGACCCGTTCGGCACCGAAGACAATGATCTCGCGCTCAACACGATGTGCGCGGCAATCGAAGACGCCACGCGCGATCTGCTCGCGGAGCCGGGCGTCGAGGTTGCCAGCGCCACCCAACGCGACTTCGTGCTCGACTGA
- a CDS encoding heme biosynthesis protein HemY has product MAIRGLLWLALLFVIAVALATVGRFDTGQVLLVYPPYRVDVSLNLFVVGLVVLFIVVYALLRIVRNIWRMPQRVAAYRARSRVAKAHAALRDAIGNLYAGRFSRAEKAARDALANGDNKGAAGLVAATAAHRMREYARRDEWLSQIDEADWQDARLMATADMRADGRDADGALAALTEMQSQGGRRIHAQQIMLRAQQQLKNWSEVLKLVKTLEKREAIHPAVAVRLRQLAAENLLRDRRHNADALLELWHSLSPTERHSPRLADLAAELLVTLNRPQDARKIVEEALAQNWDARLLRRYPDTAGGDALPLIQKAEAWQKERPEDADLMFTLGRLCLHQQLWGKAQSFLETALKLADNETLKIRSHRALARLHEQLGDGEKASQHYRESALAMNVV; this is encoded by the coding sequence ATGGCGATCCGGGGACTTCTTTGGCTGGCCCTGCTGTTTGTCATCGCGGTGGCGCTGGCGACGGTCGGGCGTTTCGATACGGGCCAGGTGCTGCTCGTCTATCCGCCGTACCGGGTGGACGTATCGCTGAACCTGTTCGTGGTCGGACTGGTGGTGCTGTTTATCGTGGTGTATGCGCTGTTGCGCATCGTGCGCAACATCTGGCGCATGCCGCAGCGCGTGGCCGCTTACCGGGCCCGTTCGCGGGTGGCGAAGGCGCATGCGGCACTGCGCGATGCGATCGGCAATCTGTATGCGGGACGTTTCTCGCGCGCGGAGAAAGCGGCGCGCGACGCGCTCGCCAACGGCGACAACAAGGGCGCGGCGGGTCTCGTCGCTGCCACCGCGGCGCACCGCATGCGCGAGTACGCGCGGCGCGACGAATGGTTGTCGCAGATCGACGAGGCCGACTGGCAGGACGCCCGCCTGATGGCTACCGCCGACATGCGTGCGGACGGCCGCGATGCGGACGGCGCGCTGGCCGCGTTGACGGAGATGCAGTCGCAAGGCGGACGCCGCATTCATGCGCAACAGATCATGTTGCGCGCGCAGCAGCAGTTGAAGAACTGGAGCGAGGTGCTCAAGCTCGTCAAGACGCTGGAAAAGCGCGAGGCGATTCACCCCGCGGTGGCGGTGCGCTTGCGCCAGCTCGCGGCGGAGAACCTGTTGCGCGACCGTCGTCATAACGCCGATGCGCTGCTGGAGTTGTGGCATTCGCTGTCGCCCACGGAGCGGCACTCGCCGCGCCTCGCCGACCTCGCCGCTGAATTGCTGGTGACGCTCAATCGTCCGCAGGACGCGCGCAAGATCGTCGAAGAAGCGCTGGCGCAGAACTGGGACGCGCGTCTGCTGCGCCGCTATCCGGACACGGCTGGCGGCGACGCGTTGCCGTTGATCCAGAAGGCCGAAGCCTGGCAGAAGGAACGTCCGGAGGACGCCGATCTGATGTTCACGCTGGGCCGCCTGTGTCTGCATCAACAACTGTGGGGCAAGGCGCAGTCGTTCCTCGAGACGGCGCTGAAGCTGGCCGATAACGAGACGCTCAAGATCCGTTCGCATCGGGCGCTGGCCCGCTTGCACGAACAGTTGGGCGACGGCGAGAAGGCGAGCCAGCACTATCGGGAAAGCGCGCTGGCGATGAACGTGGTTTGA
- a CDS encoding helix-turn-helix transcriptional regulator: MSTPSPTDSAPPPLDATPAHALGDFIRAHRERLSPQAVGLPPGPRRRTPGLRREEVAQLCGVSPTWYTWIEQGRPVSASADALARIAVALQLSRAERAYLFELAAQRDPAEPDPAAADAPATLLETVQLVNAPAYVLDRQWNALAWNERAADLFVGWLDGDHDRNLLRFTFTEPTARELIVDWETRARRLAAEFRADSIRHLTDAPTRGLIDTLTGTSDAFARFWASQDVGEREGGRREFNHPRDGRVVFDQITFKPAHREDLKLVVLVRE, from the coding sequence ATGAGCACGCCGTCCCCCACCGATTCCGCCCCGCCTCCGCTCGATGCGACGCCTGCCCATGCGCTAGGCGACTTCATCCGCGCGCACCGCGAGCGGCTCTCACCGCAGGCAGTGGGTTTGCCGCCCGGCCCGCGCCGGCGCACGCCAGGTCTGCGGCGTGAGGAAGTCGCGCAGTTGTGCGGCGTCAGTCCCACCTGGTACACGTGGATCGAGCAAGGACGGCCGGTTTCGGCCTCTGCCGATGCGCTGGCCCGGATCGCCGTCGCGCTGCAACTGTCGCGTGCCGAGCGCGCCTATCTGTTCGAACTGGCGGCCCAACGCGACCCGGCCGAGCCCGACCCGGCCGCCGCCGATGCCCCCGCGACGCTGCTCGAAACCGTGCAACTGGTGAACGCTCCGGCTTATGTGCTGGACCGGCAGTGGAACGCGCTGGCGTGGAACGAGCGCGCGGCGGACCTGTTCGTGGGCTGGCTCGACGGCGACCACGACCGCAACCTGCTGCGCTTCACCTTTACGGAGCCGACGGCGCGCGAACTGATCGTCGACTGGGAAACGCGCGCGCGGCGGCTCGCCGCCGAGTTTCGCGCCGACTCGATCCGGCACCTGACGGACGCGCCTACGCGCGGCCTGATCGACACGCTGACAGGTACGAGCGACGCGTTTGCCCGCTTCTGGGCGTCGCAGGACGTGGGCGAGCGCGAAGGCGGCCGGCGCGAATTCAACCATCCGCGCGACGGACGGGTCGTGTTCGACCAGATCACATTCAAGCCGGCGCACCGGGAAGACCTGAAGCTGGTGGTGCTGGTGCGGGAGTAG
- the hemDX gene encoding fused uroporphyrinogen-III synthase HemD/membrane protein HemX: MAAQAGVNSSPQPDGQAPSYTVVITRPAGQSAALAAQLNAAGVATLEFPLIEIAAAEDVAPLHAALGALERYALVVFVSPNAVDYAFAESGSIWPHALPVGVVGPGSVAALARHGVAAPAYRVISPSAAADDEAARFDSEALFAAIDTALGAASLEGKRVLIVRGDGGREWLAERLREAGVEVETVAAYRRLVPEPSIAAWTRVHELLAGEPHAWLVTSSEGVRNLDELAREHLNAGEIAQLKRATLVTPHPRIAQTARGLGFDSITVSGAGDERIAPALLCAVPPVVQPVPTNPAHSRMTESNASTNASPQPAATTALPPNPPFTPYEAQKRRSASGPLLWFVVVIVLCAAVVGGIALNRKVIRLDQQLTQRQQANDAQTAALAVKTDQAVATVHEIDSQMSQLEGKLTDAQQAEQALQQQYADLARNRDDWTLAEVGQMLSSASQQLQLTGNTQLALFALQSADTRLAASDGAQVMAVRKAIAQDIDKLKSAPSTDLTGLAIKLDNAIDQVDALPLNGEALIAHTVPHAVAPADTAQVAAATGEPRWKVWWQQFYTGIGQQLTSLVQVRRIDNADAMLITPDQGYFVRENLKLRLLSARLALLSRNQTTLKSDLHAADVALARYFDNASKRTQTVRGLVKDVDDGSAAVEVPNLNTSLQAVNQYRSRG, encoded by the coding sequence ATGGCGGCACAGGCAGGCGTCAACTCATCCCCCCAACCGGACGGTCAGGCGCCGTCGTATACGGTCGTGATCACGCGTCCGGCGGGCCAGTCGGCGGCGCTCGCGGCGCAACTGAATGCGGCCGGCGTCGCCACGCTCGAGTTTCCGCTGATCGAGATCGCAGCCGCCGAAGATGTGGCGCCGCTGCATGCCGCGTTAGGCGCGCTCGAACGTTATGCGCTGGTGGTGTTCGTTTCGCCCAACGCGGTCGACTACGCGTTTGCCGAGTCCGGCTCGATCTGGCCGCATGCGTTGCCGGTCGGCGTCGTCGGCCCGGGCAGCGTTGCGGCGCTGGCGCGTCATGGTGTCGCGGCGCCGGCGTACCGGGTGATCAGCCCGTCGGCCGCGGCGGACGACGAAGCCGCGCGCTTCGATTCCGAGGCGCTGTTCGCAGCCATCGACACCGCGCTTGGCGCGGCCTCGCTCGAAGGCAAGCGCGTGCTGATCGTGCGTGGCGACGGCGGCCGCGAGTGGCTGGCCGAGCGTCTGCGCGAAGCGGGCGTCGAAGTGGAGACGGTGGCGGCCTACCGGCGCCTCGTGCCGGAGCCGTCCATTGCCGCGTGGACGCGCGTGCATGAACTGCTAGCGGGCGAGCCACACGCGTGGCTCGTCACCAGCTCCGAGGGCGTACGCAATCTGGATGAACTGGCGCGCGAGCATCTGAACGCCGGCGAAATCGCGCAATTGAAGCGCGCGACGCTCGTCACGCCTCACCCACGTATCGCGCAGACCGCGCGGGGACTGGGTTTTGATAGCATTACGGTGTCCGGCGCGGGCGATGAGCGCATTGCCCCTGCCTTGCTTTGCGCCGTACCTCCCGTTGTTCAACCGGTACCGACCAACCCGGCTCACTCACGCATGACTGAATCGAACGCCTCCACGAACGCTTCACCCCAGCCGGCTGCGACCACAGCGTTGCCGCCCAATCCCCCCTTCACGCCCTACGAAGCGCAAAAGCGCCGCAGCGCGAGCGGACCGCTGCTGTGGTTTGTCGTGGTGATCGTCCTGTGCGCCGCAGTGGTCGGCGGCATTGCGCTCAATCGCAAGGTCATCCGGCTCGATCAGCAGTTGACCCAGCGCCAGCAGGCCAACGACGCGCAAACCGCTGCGCTCGCCGTGAAAACCGATCAGGCGGTGGCAACGGTGCACGAGATCGATTCGCAGATGTCGCAGCTCGAAGGCAAGCTGACCGATGCGCAGCAGGCCGAGCAGGCGCTGCAACAGCAATACGCCGATCTCGCGCGCAATCGCGACGACTGGACCCTCGCCGAAGTGGGGCAGATGCTGTCGAGCGCGAGCCAGCAACTGCAACTGACCGGTAACACGCAGCTCGCGCTGTTCGCGCTGCAAAGCGCCGACACGCGGCTGGCGGCGTCGGACGGTGCGCAGGTGATGGCGGTGCGCAAGGCGATCGCCCAGGACATCGACAAGCTGAAGTCGGCGCCGTCCACCGATCTGACGGGCCTCGCCATCAAGCTCGACAATGCGATCGACCAGGTCGACGCGCTGCCGCTCAACGGCGAAGCGCTGATCGCGCACACCGTGCCGCACGCGGTTGCGCCGGCCGATACCGCGCAGGTTGCGGCGGCCACCGGCGAGCCGCGCTGGAAAGTGTGGTGGCAGCAGTTCTACACGGGCATCGGCCAGCAACTGACGAGCCTCGTGCAGGTACGCCGCATCGACAACGCCGACGCCATGCTGATCACGCCGGACCAGGGCTACTTCGTGCGCGAGAATCTGAAGCTGCGCCTGCTGTCGGCGCGTCTCGCGCTGCTGTCGCGCAACCAGACCACGCTGAAGTCGGATCTGCACGCGGCCGACGTGGCGCTCGCACGCTATTTCGACAACGCGTCGAAACGCACGCAGACCGTGCGCGGGCTGGTGAAGGACGTGGACGATGGCTCGGCGGCCGTTGAAGTGCCGAACCTGAATACGAGCCTGCAGGCCGTCAATCAATACCGGAGCCGAGGTTAA
- the hemC gene encoding hydroxymethylbilane synthase, whose amino-acid sequence MNSETLSAPPPSTLVIASRESRLAMWQAEHVRCALHKLYPSCDVKILGMTTRGDQILDRTLSKVGGKGLFVKELENALAEGRADLAVHSLKDVPMELPPGFTLSTIMEREDPRDAFVSNGYESLAALPAGSVVGTSSLRREAMLRARYPHLVVQPLRGNLDTRLAKLDRGDYAGIILAAAGLKRLGLGERIRAWLDPDDSLPAAGQGALGIEIRAGRPELEAWLAPLHHEHTAAAVEAERMVSRALGGSCEVPLAAYATWHDGALHLRGVVATPDGRRVLSAQASAPAPTVERAVQLGLEVAQALESQGALDIVRALSTASGPATGA is encoded by the coding sequence ATGAATTCCGAGACGCTTTCGGCGCCACCGCCCTCTACCCTGGTCATCGCTTCGCGGGAAAGCCGCCTTGCGATGTGGCAGGCCGAGCATGTGCGGTGTGCGCTGCACAAATTATATCCATCTTGTGACGTAAAAATCCTCGGGATGACGACACGCGGCGATCAAATTCTCGATCGCACGCTTTCGAAGGTCGGCGGCAAGGGCCTGTTCGTGAAGGAACTGGAGAACGCGCTGGCCGAAGGCCGCGCCGATCTCGCCGTGCATTCGCTCAAAGACGTGCCCATGGAGCTGCCGCCGGGCTTTACGCTGTCCACCATCATGGAGCGTGAAGACCCGCGCGATGCGTTCGTCTCGAACGGCTACGAGTCGCTCGCCGCGCTGCCCGCGGGCAGTGTGGTCGGCACCTCGAGCCTGCGCCGCGAGGCGATGCTGCGCGCGCGTTATCCGCACCTCGTCGTGCAGCCGTTGCGCGGCAATCTGGATACGCGGCTCGCGAAGCTCGACCGCGGCGATTACGCGGGGATCATTCTGGCCGCCGCGGGTCTCAAGCGTCTGGGGCTCGGCGAGCGGATCCGCGCATGGCTCGATCCGGACGACAGTTTGCCGGCGGCCGGGCAAGGCGCGCTCGGCATCGAGATCCGCGCGGGGCGCCCCGAACTGGAAGCATGGCTGGCACCTTTGCATCACGAGCACACGGCGGCTGCCGTCGAAGCGGAGCGCATGGTGTCGCGCGCGCTGGGCGGCAGTTGCGAAGTGCCGCTGGCGGCCTACGCCACCTGGCACGACGGCGCGCTGCATCTGCGCGGCGTCGTGGCCACGCCCGATGGCCGGCGCGTGCTGAGCGCCCAGGCCTCCGCGCCTGCGCCGACGGTCGAACGGGCCGTGCAGTTGGGCCTTGAAGTCGCGCAGGCGCTCGAAAGCCAGGGTGCCCTTGATATCGTCCGTGCCCTCAGCACGGCGAGCGGTCCGGCGACTGGCGCGTGA
- the ppc gene encoding phosphoenolpyruvate carboxylase: protein MTSSGSARPARRNTASLNGSAGAPVVVPTAPATSSALSKRGAADPARPRQASKAAKADKPAKGKAADKASSAVKTGKPTKNPGSKAAGNGTAATVLHAVSETSAPAPKAGSRTREDKDQPLFQDIRYLGRLLGDVVREQEGDAVFEVVETIRQTAVRFRREDDSSAAQTLEKKLRSLSPEQTVSVVRAFSYFSHLANIAEDRHRNRRHRIHALAGSAAQSGTIAYALERLMEANAAATPVLQQFFNDALIVPVLTAHPTEVQRKSILDAQHDIARLLAERDQQLTDRERAHNEAMLRARVTSLWQTRMLRDARLTVADEIENALSYYRATFLEEIPALYADIEAALAEHGLDARLPAFFQMGSWIGGDRDGNPNVSAATLEEAITRQAAVIFEHYLEQVHKLGAELSVSNLLTGASDALKELAAASPDQSPHRVDEPYRRALIGIYTRLAASARVRLGEGAVPLRSAGRGAAPVRAQPYEDADAFARDLHVLIDSLAEHHGASLASPRLSPLARAAEVFGFHLASIDLRQSSDIHEAVIAELLKRAGVEEDYAGLSEADKLRVLLDELAQPRLLRSPYLAYSELVKSELGVLEAARVTREKFGARAVRNYIISHTETVSDLVEVMLLQKETGLLHGLLGDAHHPAKAGLMVIPLFETIPDLQNAPHIMRDLIALPGVDSLIEHQGGEQEVMLGYSDSNKDGGFLTSNWELYRAELALVSLFNERGVTLRLFHGRGGTVGRGGGPTYQAILSQPPGTVDGQIRLTEQGEVIASKFGNPEIGRRNLETVVAATLEASLLPHGNTPAQLPVFEETMQQLSDAAMASYRALVYETPGFKEYFFESTPISEIAELNIGSRPASRKLQDPKQRRIEDLRAIPWGFSWGQCRLLLTGWYGFGSAVAAHLDSAPSDAERARRLSLLKKMHKTWPFFANLLSNMDMVLAKTDLAVASRYAALVTDKKLRKHVFERIVAEWERTSKVLSEITGKTERLADNPLLARSIKNRFPYLDPLNHLQVELLKRHRAGETNVRLNRGIHLTINGIAAGLRNTG, encoded by the coding sequence GTGACGTCTTCCGGATCGGCGCGCCCTGCCCGCCGCAACACTGCATCGCTCAACGGTTCTGCGGGTGCGCCCGTAGTTGTCCCTACCGCACCGGCCACGTCCAGCGCATTGTCCAAACGCGGCGCCGCCGACCCGGCCAGGCCCAGGCAGGCCAGCAAAGCAGCCAAGGCGGACAAGCCGGCTAAAGGCAAGGCGGCAGACAAGGCGTCCAGCGCCGTGAAAACCGGCAAGCCCACGAAAAACCCAGGCAGCAAGGCCGCCGGCAACGGCACGGCAGCGACGGTGCTGCATGCGGTGTCGGAAACGAGCGCGCCCGCGCCGAAAGCCGGCAGCCGCACGCGCGAGGACAAAGACCAGCCGCTCTTCCAGGACATCCGCTATCTGGGACGGCTGCTCGGCGACGTGGTGCGCGAGCAGGAAGGCGACGCGGTATTCGAGGTGGTCGAGACGATCCGTCAGACCGCTGTGCGGTTTCGCCGCGAAGACGACAGCAGCGCTGCGCAGACGCTCGAAAAGAAACTGCGCTCGCTGAGCCCCGAGCAGACCGTGAGCGTCGTGCGGGCGTTCAGCTATTTTTCGCATCTGGCGAACATCGCCGAAGACCGCCATCGCAATCGCCGCCACCGCATCCATGCGCTGGCCGGCTCGGCTGCGCAGTCCGGCACGATCGCCTATGCGCTCGAACGGCTGATGGAGGCGAACGCCGCCGCCACGCCGGTCCTGCAGCAGTTCTTCAACGACGCGCTGATCGTGCCGGTGCTCACCGCCCACCCGACCGAAGTGCAGCGCAAGAGCATCCTCGACGCGCAGCACGACATCGCCCGCCTGCTTGCCGAACGCGATCAGCAGCTCACCGACCGCGAACGTGCGCACAACGAAGCAATGCTGCGCGCCCGCGTCACCTCGCTATGGCAAACGCGGATGCTGCGCGATGCGCGCCTGACGGTGGCCGACGAAATCGAGAACGCGCTGTCGTACTACCGCGCCACCTTCCTCGAAGAAATCCCCGCCCTGTATGCCGATATCGAAGCGGCGCTCGCCGAGCACGGTCTCGATGCGCGTCTGCCGGCGTTCTTCCAGATGGGCAGCTGGATTGGCGGCGATCGCGACGGCAACCCGAACGTCAGCGCCGCGACGCTCGAAGAAGCCATCACGCGCCAGGCCGCGGTGATCTTCGAACATTACCTGGAGCAGGTGCACAAGCTCGGCGCCGAACTGTCGGTGTCGAACCTGCTGACGGGCGCGAGCGATGCGCTCAAGGAACTGGCGGCCGCGTCGCCGGACCAGTCGCCGCATCGCGTCGACGAGCCGTATCGCCGGGCGCTCATCGGCATCTATACGCGGCTCGCGGCCAGCGCGCGGGTGCGGCTCGGCGAAGGCGCGGTGCCGTTGCGCAGCGCCGGCCGCGGCGCGGCGCCGGTGCGCGCCCAACCCTACGAGGACGCCGACGCGTTCGCCCGCGACCTGCATGTGCTGATCGATTCGCTCGCCGAGCACCATGGCGCGTCGCTGGCAAGCCCGCGCCTATCGCCGCTCGCGCGCGCCGCCGAAGTGTTCGGCTTCCACCTCGCGAGCATCGACTTGCGGCAAAGCTCGGACATCCACGAAGCGGTGATCGCCGAATTGCTCAAGCGCGCCGGTGTCGAAGAGGATTACGCGGGACTGTCCGAAGCCGACAAGCTGCGCGTGCTGCTCGACGAACTCGCGCAGCCGCGCCTGTTGCGCTCGCCCTACCTGGCGTACTCGGAGCTCGTGAAAAGCGAACTCGGCGTGCTCGAAGCCGCTCGCGTGACGCGCGAGAAATTCGGCGCGCGGGCCGTGCGCAACTACATCATCTCGCACACGGAAACCGTGAGCGATCTGGTTGAAGTGATGCTGCTGCAAAAGGAAACCGGCCTGCTGCATGGGCTGCTCGGCGACGCACATCACCCGGCCAAGGCCGGGCTCATGGTGATCCCGCTGTTCGAGACGATCCCCGACCTGCAAAACGCGCCGCACATCATGCGCGATCTGATCGCACTGCCAGGCGTCGACTCGCTGATCGAACATCAGGGCGGCGAGCAGGAAGTCATGCTCGGCTACTCGGACAGCAACAAGGACGGCGGCTTCCTCACCTCGAACTGGGAGCTGTACCGCGCCGAACTCGCGCTGGTGTCGCTCTTCAACGAACGCGGCGTGACGCTGCGGCTGTTCCATGGCCGGGGCGGCACAGTGGGACGCGGCGGCGGCCCGACCTATCAGGCCATCCTGTCGCAACCGCCGGGCACGGTGGACGGCCAGATTCGCCTGACCGAACAGGGCGAGGTGATTGCCAGCAAGTTCGGCAATCCGGAAATCGGCCGGCGCAACCTTGAAACCGTAGTCGCCGCCACCCTCGAAGCGTCGCTGCTGCCGCACGGCAACACGCCCGCGCAACTGCCGGTCTTCGAGGAAACCATGCAGCAACTGTCCGACGCGGCGATGGCGTCGTACCGCGCGCTGGTCTACGAAACGCCGGGTTTCAAGGAGTATTTCTTCGAATCGACACCGATTTCGGAGATCGCCGAACTGAACATCGGCAGCCGTCCGGCCTCGCGCAAGCTGCAGGATCCGAAGCAGCGCAGGATCGAAGATCTGCGCGCCATTCCATGGGGCTTCTCGTGGGGCCAATGCCGCCTGTTGCTGACCGGCTGGTACGGCTTCGGCAGCGCGGTGGCCGCCCATCTGGACAGCGCGCCTTCCGATGCCGAGCGTGCCCGTCGTCTGTCGCTGCTGAAGAAGATGCACAAGACGTGGCCGTTCTTCGCGAACCTGCTGTCGAACATGGACATGGTGCTGGCCAAGACCGACCTCGCGGTCGCCTCGCGCTACGCCGCGCTCGTCACCGACAAGAAACTGCGCAAACATGTGTTCGAGCGCATCGTCGCGGAATGGGAGCGCACATCCAAGGTGCTGTCGGAGATCACCGGCAAGACCGAACGGCTCGCGGACAACCCGCTGCTTGCGCGTTCGATCAAGAACCGCTTCCCGTACCTCGATCCGTTGAATCACTTGCAGGTGGAACTGCTCAAGCGTCACCGTGCGGGCGAGACGAACGTCCGCCTGAACCGCGGGATTCATCTGACCATCAACGGCATTGCGGCGGGCTTGCGGAATACGGGTTGA